From the genome of Fusobacterium varium, one region includes:
- a CDS encoding Mannosyltransferase OCH1 and related enzymes, giving the protein MIEKKIHYIWFGKEKPEKVLKCIESWRKFLPEYEIIEWNEKNFDLENEMKKCKFLRECYRRKLWAFLSDYVRLRVLYQYGGIYLDTDMEIIKNLYDLLETDFFTGYENDEIISFGILGCIPQHKIIEKMLDFYDNKIWDSDMYIITNILTEILKEEYGDKLFETSGIKIYPKEYFYPYNHDEEFTEKCLTENTYGIHWWGKSWGKNPKVYFLKYKHLPWWKRYPKHLCKLINIYSKKYFTKKV; this is encoded by the coding sequence ATGATAGAGAAGAAAATTCACTATATTTGGTTTGGAAAAGAAAAGCCTGAAAAAGTATTGAAATGTATAGAAAGTTGGAGAAAATTTTTACCAGAGTATGAAATTATTGAATGGAATGAAAAGAATTTTGATTTAGAAAATGAAATGAAAAAATGTAAATTTCTAAGAGAATGTTATAGAAGAAAACTTTGGGCTTTTCTTTCAGACTATGTTCGATTAAGAGTATTGTATCAATATGGAGGGATATACCTTGATACAGATATGGAAATAATAAAAAATTTATATGACCTTTTAGAAACAGATTTTTTTACTGGATATGAAAATGATGAAATAATAAGTTTCGGAATTTTAGGTTGTATACCTCAACATAAAATAATAGAAAAAATGTTGGATTTCTATGATAATAAAATATGGGATTCAGATATGTACATAATAACAAATATATTAACAGAAATCTTAAAAGAAGAATATGGAGATAAACTTTTTGAAACATCAGGTATAAAGATATACCCAAAAGAATATTTTTATCCATATAATCATGATGAAGAATTTACAGAGAAGTGCTTAACAGAAAATACTTATGGAATTCACTGGTGGGGTAAAAGCTGGGGGAAAAATCCGAAGGTATATTTTTTGAAGTATAAACATTTGCCATGGTGGAAAAGATATCCAAAACATTTATGTAAATTAATAAATATTTATTCTAAAAAATATTTTACTAAGAAAGTTTGA